One bacterium DNA segment encodes these proteins:
- the rnc gene encoding ribonuclease III: protein MKVDIHRRELLRSLEEDLGYIFEKPQLLEQALMHKSFANETGEKIIHNERMEFLGDSVLGISVTRLLYDIDPPLSEGDMSRIRAYLVKEETLAQIARTLNLGEHLRLGRGEAQSGGADKPSILSNAFEALVGAIYLDGGFELAFSFIESIYGPVIEDEGPDAIRCDYKTRLQEYCQARYKKTPVYKSLGSSGPDHDKVFTVEILLGTRSLAKGTGHSKKEAEQMAARHALAILE from the coding sequence ATGAAGGTGGACATTCACCGCCGCGAGCTTTTAAGGTCTCTGGAAGAAGACCTCGGCTACATATTTGAAAAGCCCCAGCTTCTTGAACAGGCTCTCATGCACAAGTCTTTCGCCAACGAGACGGGGGAGAAGATAATCCACAACGAGCGGATGGAGTTTCTGGGCGATTCCGTGCTCGGAATCAGCGTCACCCGGCTCCTTTACGACATCGACCCGCCGCTGAGCGAAGGGGACATGTCGCGCATCCGCGCCTACCTCGTCAAGGAAGAGACCCTCGCGCAGATAGCCAGAACCCTCAACCTCGGCGAACACCTCCGCCTCGGCAGGGGAGAGGCGCAAAGCGGCGGCGCGGACAAACCCTCGATACTCTCCAACGCCTTCGAGGCGCTCGTCGGGGCGATCTACCTCGACGGCGGCTTCGAGCTCGCCTTCAGCTTCATAGAATCCATTTACGGCCCCGTCATCGAGGACGAAGGGCCCGACGCCATCCGTTGCGACTACAAGACCCGCCTTCAGGAATACTGTCAGGCGCGGTACAAGAAAACCCCCGTCTACAAGTCCCTGGGCTCCTCCGGCCCCGATCACGACAAGGTCTTCACCGTCGAAATCCTCCTCGGCACCCGCTCCCTCGCCAAAGGCACCGGCCACTCCAAGAAAGAGGCCGAACAGATGGCGGCGAGGCATGCTCTGGCTATTTTGGAGTAG
- a CDS encoding MBL fold metallo-hydrolase, with the protein MIIETLVVGMIQANCFIVGDPATRKAVVIDPGGDAPVIAKRLKTLDLTAEAIVLTHGHFDHVEGAGDLKKLTNVPIIAHIEDVPLIKALPAQGQLFGLTVTPAQVPDKTVKDGDEIPFGALSLKVLHTPGHSPGSISVVVGKDIFVGDLLFAGSIGRTDLMGGNYETLINSVEKKVFTLPEDTVVHPGHGPDTSVGREKRTNPFFR; encoded by the coding sequence GTGATTATCGAAACTCTAGTTGTCGGCATGATTCAGGCCAATTGCTTCATTGTCGGCGACCCCGCCACCAGAAAGGCGGTAGTGATAGATCCGGGCGGCGACGCGCCGGTGATAGCGAAGAGGCTGAAAACTCTCGACCTCACGGCCGAGGCGATAGTCCTCACCCACGGACACTTCGATCACGTCGAAGGCGCCGGAGACCTGAAAAAGCTGACGAACGTCCCCATAATCGCCCACATTGAAGACGTGCCGCTGATCAAGGCTCTTCCCGCCCAGGGTCAGCTCTTCGGGCTTACCGTCACCCCGGCCCAGGTTCCGGACAAGACGGTGAAGGACGGCGACGAGATCCCCTTCGGCGCGCTCTCCCTGAAAGTCCTGCACACCCCCGGCCACTCGCCGGGCTCGATATCGGTTGTGGTGGGAAAAGACATTTTCGTCGGAGACCTGCTCTTCGCGGGCTCTATCGGAAGAACGGATTTGATGGGCGGCAACTACGAAACCCTGATAAACTCGGTCGAAAAGAAGGTATTCACCCTTCCCGAGGACACCGTGGTTCATCCCGGCCACGGCCCCGACACCTCGGTCGGCAGGGAAAAGCGGACAAACCCCTTCTTCAGGTGA
- the coaBC gene encoding bifunctional phosphopantothenoylcysteine decarboxylase/phosphopantothenate--cysteine ligase CoaBC, translating into MLNDLEIILGVTGSIAAYKAVILARELNQCGANVHVVMTKHATEFVTPLTFQTVTGNPVTMDMFELLAGSEIGHVSLADRAHITVVAPATANILGKVANGLADDFLSTMIMATKVPVLFAPAMNSVMWESKAVRHNVQLLVESGYHFMDPETGELACGVTGQGKMADPQRIIERIKGVLSPKDLTGEHILVTAGPTVEQIDPVRFVSNHSSGKMGYALARSAIRRGAKVTLISGPTLLQPPVGARTVQIKSAEEMYEAVLRESPSASIIIKAAAVCDWRPTSMAAEKIKKMETGVPPLELEPTPDILKALGERKTKEQILVGFAAETEKIEENALAKMNSKGLDLIVANDVSSPESGFHVDVNAVKILTSDNHAISVPLMEKDRVADRMMDAIVKYRRRVSAKNQ; encoded by the coding sequence ATGCTTAACGACCTGGAAATAATCCTCGGCGTGACGGGTTCGATAGCGGCCTACAAGGCCGTCATCCTCGCCCGCGAGCTTAATCAGTGCGGGGCGAACGTCCACGTTGTCATGACGAAACACGCGACCGAGTTCGTGACCCCCCTCACCTTCCAGACCGTGACGGGAAACCCGGTCACGATGGACATGTTCGAGCTGCTGGCGGGCTCCGAGATAGGCCACGTCTCGCTCGCCGACCGCGCCCACATAACCGTCGTCGCCCCCGCCACCGCCAACATCCTCGGAAAGGTGGCCAACGGCCTCGCCGACGACTTCCTCTCGACGATGATAATGGCCACCAAGGTTCCGGTGCTCTTCGCCCCCGCGATGAACTCCGTCATGTGGGAATCCAAGGCCGTCCGCCACAACGTTCAGCTTCTGGTGGAGTCGGGATACCATTTCATGGACCCGGAGACCGGCGAGCTGGCCTGCGGAGTCACCGGTCAGGGCAAGATGGCCGATCCCCAGAGGATTATCGAGCGGATAAAGGGCGTCCTCTCCCCCAAGGACCTCACCGGGGAGCATATCCTCGTCACGGCGGGGCCGACGGTGGAGCAGATAGACCCGGTCCGCTTCGTCTCCAACCACTCCTCCGGCAAGATGGGCTACGCGCTGGCGCGCTCCGCCATAAGGCGCGGGGCGAAAGTCACCCTCATAAGCGGTCCGACCCTCCTCCAGCCCCCGGTAGGAGCCAGGACGGTGCAGATCAAATCCGCCGAAGAGATGTACGAGGCGGTCCTCCGTGAGAGTCCCTCAGCCTCGATAATCATAAAGGCGGCGGCGGTCTGCGACTGGCGTCCGACCTCGATGGCCGCCGAGAAGATAAAGAAGATGGAAACCGGCGTCCCTCCCCTCGAACTTGAGCCCACGCCCGACATTTTAAAGGCGCTCGGCGAGCGAAAGACAAAAGAGCAGATTCTGGTCGGCTTCGCCGCCGAGACCGAGAAAATCGAGGAAAACGCCCTCGCGAAGATGAACTCCAAGGGGCTCGACCTTATCGTCGCCAACGACGTTTCCAGCCCCGAGTCGGGGTTTCATGTAGACGTCAACGCCGTGAAGATACTCACCTCCGACAACCACGCCATAAGCGTTCCCCTCATGGAGAAAGACCGCGTCGCCGACAGGATGATGGACGCGATCGTCAAATACCGTCGCCGTGTTTCGGCGAAAAACCAATAA
- a CDS encoding nitroreductase family protein, with amino-acid sequence MCRDGILHAIEERRSVRRFSPEPVGPEILDALVSAAHWAPSGMNNQPWRFVTIEKREVLDLLASFTKYSKILNNCTGAIAVFIDTKSIYHREKDLQSIGAAVQNMLLAAHGLGVGACWLGEILNRRKEVEKTLKVDENLELMAVVAVGFPEESELRAKRQRLPLEKLIAGRF; translated from the coding sequence ATGTGCCGGGACGGAATCCTTCACGCGATAGAGGAGCGCCGCTCGGTAAGGCGGTTTTCCCCCGAGCCGGTCGGCCCGGAGATACTGGACGCTCTCGTTTCCGCCGCGCACTGGGCTCCGTCGGGAATGAACAACCAGCCCTGGCGGTTCGTGACAATCGAAAAAAGAGAGGTTCTGGATCTTCTCGCGTCCTTTACAAAATACTCGAAGATTTTAAATAACTGTACCGGCGCGATAGCGGTTTTCATCGACACAAAGAGCATCTACCACCGGGAAAAAGATCTCCAGTCGATAGGCGCGGCGGTGCAGAACATGCTCCTCGCCGCCCACGGCCTCGGGGTCGGCGCTTGCTGGCTGGGCGAGATACTTAACCGCAGGAAAGAAGTCGAAAAAACCTTGAAGGTTGACGAAAACCTTGAACTCATGGCGGTCGTCGCCGTGGGCTTTCCCGAGGAGAGCGAACTGCGAGCGAAAAGGCAGCGCCTTCCCCTCGAAAAGCTCATCGCCGGGCGCTTTTAG
- a CDS encoding UPF0280 family protein, translated as MKERENRFYRDYSAKKGAAFRVALETTDLYVRADKDLTKEALEAIRSEREKLVEYIKLHPRFASSLVPLEEPADAPPIAAMMYRAAKAAGVGPMAAVAGAMAQRVGMELRRRSSFVIVENGGDIYLDTGRETLVGLWAGTSPFSGRVAIRVDCKPGPLGVCTSSGTVGPSLSFGVADAATIISSDAAFADAMASALGNKIKRPADLEGAVEWAASIRGVIGALGIIGDKLAARGELSLEKIA; from the coding sequence TTGAAGGAACGGGAAAACCGTTTCTACAGGGATTATTCGGCGAAGAAGGGCGCGGCCTTCCGCGTCGCGCTGGAGACTACGGACCTTTACGTAAGGGCCGACAAAGACCTGACGAAAGAGGCTCTGGAGGCGATACGGAGCGAGCGGGAAAAGCTGGTGGAGTATATAAAACTCCATCCCCGGTTCGCCTCCTCCCTCGTGCCCCTCGAAGAGCCGGCTGACGCGCCTCCCATAGCGGCCATGATGTACCGGGCGGCGAAAGCTGCCGGAGTAGGGCCGATGGCGGCGGTAGCCGGGGCGATGGCGCAGAGGGTCGGGATGGAGCTAAGAAGGCGCTCCTCTTTCGTCATCGTCGAGAACGGCGGAGACATCTACCTCGACACCGGGCGCGAAACCCTCGTCGGCCTCTGGGCCGGGACCTCCCCCTTCAGCGGAAGGGTGGCGATAAGGGTCGACTGCAAACCGGGGCCGCTAGGCGTCTGCACCTCCTCGGGAACGGTGGGGCCGAGTCTCAGCTTCGGAGTGGCCGACGCCGCGACGATAATCTCCTCCGACGCCGCCTTCGCCGACGCGATGGCCTCGGCGCTCGGGAACAAGATAAAGCGCCCGGCGGACCTCGAAGGGGCCGTCGAGTGGGCGGCTTCGATACGCGGAGTAATCGGAGCCCTTGGAATAATTGGAGACAAGCTCGCCGCCAGAGGTGAGCTTTCACTTGAGAAAATAGCCTGA
- the rsgA gene encoding ribosome small subunit-dependent GTPase A: MRDILLSNETMTLEELGWSAACEEFFAGETRNDVFPARVSFASRGHWRLLCKGGEIAATLSGKARNDPGTPTPVVGDWVTARRADLENAVILAVIPRQSALVRGQAGGRKNEDGVAGGEQVLAANVNTSLIVCGLDRDYNPRRIERYIALSYGGGVQPVVLLNKADLCQDAQEKADEVASLAPGVEVIALSALDGEGVERVRNLLRSGETVCLLGSSGAGKSTLLNGLAAASCQATKATSEVSGKGRHTTTHRELFVLPGGVIVIDTPGLREVALSSPDGLEQTFPEVEAFAKDCRFRDCTHGGEPDCAVLAAVESGELAGERWESFLRLQREVRYRERVANLGQASEEKDRWKSISKAIKQLYKG, from the coding sequence ATGAGAGACATTCTTTTGAGTAATGAAACGATGACGCTGGAAGAACTGGGCTGGTCTGCGGCCTGTGAGGAATTTTTTGCCGGTGAAACGCGCAATGACGTTTTCCCCGCAAGGGTTTCCTTCGCCTCGCGAGGTCATTGGCGTTTGCTCTGCAAAGGCGGCGAAATCGCGGCGACCCTTTCCGGCAAGGCGCGGAACGACCCCGGTACCCCTACGCCCGTGGTGGGCGATTGGGTAACCGCACGTCGCGCCGATTTGGAAAACGCCGTGATTCTTGCGGTCATCCCCAGGCAAAGCGCTCTGGTGCGCGGCCAGGCGGGAGGGCGAAAAAATGAGGATGGCGTGGCGGGAGGCGAGCAGGTACTGGCCGCCAACGTCAACACAAGCCTCATAGTCTGCGGCCTTGACCGGGACTACAATCCCCGGCGCATAGAACGCTACATCGCGCTTTCTTACGGCGGCGGAGTCCAGCCGGTTGTTCTCCTCAACAAGGCCGATCTCTGCCAGGACGCGCAGGAGAAGGCCGACGAGGTCGCCTCTCTGGCGCCCGGCGTCGAGGTGATCGCCCTGTCGGCACTGGACGGCGAGGGGGTGGAGCGTGTCCGAAACCTTTTGCGCAGCGGCGAAACGGTCTGTCTGCTCGGCTCGTCTGGCGCGGGGAAATCAACCCTGCTCAACGGACTCGCGGCGGCGAGCTGCCAGGCCACAAAAGCGACAAGCGAAGTATCGGGCAAGGGGCGGCACACGACAACCCACCGCGAATTGTTCGTCCTTCCCGGCGGCGTCATCGTCATCGATACGCCGGGCCTTCGCGAAGTGGCGCTCTCCAGCCCGGACGGCCTGGAACAGACCTTTCCCGAAGTGGAGGCTTTTGCGAAGGATTGCCGCTTCCGCGACTGCACCCACGGCGGCGAACCCGATTGCGCCGTACTGGCGGCTGTAGAGAGCGGAGAGCTGGCGGGCGAACGCTGGGAGAGTTTCCTGAGGCTGCAAAGAGAGGTGCGCTACCGGGAGCGCGTCGCCAATCTTGGACAAGCTTCCGAAGAAAAAGACCGATGGAAGTCGATCAGCAAGGCAATCAAGCAGCTTTATAAAGGATAG
- the mazF gene encoding endoribonuclease MazF — MEYVPEKGDVVWLSFDPRLGHEQAGYRPALVLTPSIYNEKAGTMLCCPITSRKKGYPFQIELEGNPDVSGMIMTDQLTCIDWRARVAKKKGVVGGEVLQEVQHLLEALLF, encoded by the coding sequence ATGGAATACGTTCCCGAAAAGGGTGACGTTGTCTGGCTGAGTTTCGACCCTCGCCTCGGCCACGAGCAGGCCGGCTACCGTCCCGCGCTGGTCCTCACTCCCTCGATTTACAACGAGAAAGCCGGCACGATGCTTTGCTGCCCTATTACCTCCAGAAAAAAAGGTTATCCCTTTCAGATAGAACTGGAGGGAAACCCGGACGTTTCCGGAATGATCATGACCGATCAGTTGACGTGCATCGACTGGCGGGCAAGGGTGGCGAAAAAGAAAGGGGTCGTCGGAGGCGAAGTCCTGCAGGAAGTTCAACACCTGCTGGAAGCCCTGCTTTTCTGA
- a CDS encoding AbrB/MazE/SpoVT family DNA-binding domain-containing protein: protein MFATIQKWGNSLAVRIPVQIAKDAHLGQNSRVEISLQGDEIVLKPVEKAKKYSLAELVARITPENVPGKTDMGPPAGKELL, encoded by the coding sequence ATGTTTGCCACGATTCAGAAATGGGGGAACAGCCTCGCTGTGAGAATCCCTGTGCAGATCGCCAAAGACGCCCACCTCGGGCAGAACTCAAGGGTCGAGATTTCACTTCAGGGCGACGAGATCGTCTTAAAGCCGGTCGAGAAGGCGAAAAAATATTCCCTCGCTGAGCTAGTCGCGAGGATAACGCCCGAAAACGTCCCCGGCAAGACCGACATGGGGCCGCCTGCCGGAAAAGAGCTTTTGTAA
- a CDS encoding 4Fe-4S dicluster domain-containing protein, which yields MEISRNVLLIFPPEVMYKPIIFRLVRNFDLVFNILEAKILPRREGRIILEIIGEEKAVQKGIDFLTQEGVIVSPIADQTRRDEELCVHCGACTAVCRVGALLVNTETMEVVFDPTKCVACGLCEGACPMKAIKGLTIERLGSIL from the coding sequence ATGGAAATTTCCAGAAACGTCCTTTTGATATTCCCCCCCGAGGTCATGTACAAGCCGATAATCTTCCGGCTGGTTCGCAACTTTGACCTCGTCTTCAACATCCTCGAAGCAAAGATACTCCCCCGCAGGGAGGGCAGGATCATCCTTGAAATAATCGGCGAAGAAAAGGCCGTGCAGAAGGGTATAGACTTTCTGACGCAGGAAGGCGTCATCGTCTCCCCCATCGCCGACCAGACCCGCCGCGACGAGGAGCTTTGCGTCCACTGCGGCGCCTGCACGGCGGTCTGCAGGGTGGGAGCTCTACTGGTAAACACCGAAACGATGGAGGTGGTCTTCGACCCGACGAAGTGCGTCGCCTGCGGCCTCTGCGAGGGCGCATGCCCGATGAAGGCGATCAAAGGTTTGACCATAGAGCGCCTCGGAAGCATTCTTTAA
- the tkt gene encoding transketolase yields the protein MPAKIPVNTLRFLAVDAVEKAKSGHPGMPMGAAPMAFTLWTKFLKFDPKATDWADRDRFVLSAGHGSMLLYGLLHLAGIDVSLEDIKNFRQWGSKTPGHPEYGHTPGVETTTGPLGQGIGAAVGMAIAERHLAARFNRPGFEIVNHYTYAIAGDGCLMEGISSEAASLAGHLGLGKLILLYDDNKITIDGPTSLTFTEDVTGRFTAYGWQVLFVNDGNDVDEIEKAIADARADLSRPSLIRVNTIIGFGCPKKQGTSGVHGSPLGAEETKAAKEFLCWEPHEPFTIPEDAYAPFRKMAGKGKSARRKWKALFAEYESAFPALAEEFKRRDKGELPGNWEKALPVFPADAKGIASRVASGKVLNALARALPEIMGGSADLTPSNNTYIENDGDFTRQDHTGRNIRFGVREHAMGAVANGMANYGMFIPYTATFFVFTDYMRPSIRLSALMGLNVVHVMTHDSIFLGEDGPTHQPVEHLASLRAMPNLSVIRPADANETAMGWKAALTQKNRPTVLVLSRQNLPTLDREKYGKAEGVLKGGYILKEAKGGVPKAIIIASGSDVHLALSAAEKLETENIPVRVVNMASWDLFEAQTKKYRSEVLPPAIKARVAIESASTFGWERYTGFRGKVIGIDRFGASAPAEVLAEKYGMTVENVISAVKKLV from the coding sequence ATGCCCGCAAAGATTCCCGTAAACACCCTTCGCTTCCTTGCTGTGGACGCGGTTGAAAAGGCGAAGAGCGGCCACCCCGGCATGCCCATGGGCGCGGCCCCGATGGCCTTCACCCTCTGGACGAAGTTCCTTAAATTCGACCCGAAGGCGACGGACTGGGCCGACAGGGACAGATTCGTCCTTTCGGCGGGCCACGGCTCGATGCTCCTCTACGGCCTTCTCCACCTCGCGGGCATAGACGTTTCGCTCGAAGACATAAAGAATTTCCGCCAGTGGGGCTCCAAGACCCCCGGCCACCCGGAATACGGCCACACCCCCGGCGTCGAGACCACCACCGGTCCTCTCGGTCAAGGCATCGGCGCGGCGGTGGGAATGGCCATAGCGGAGCGCCACCTCGCCGCCCGCTTTAACCGCCCCGGCTTCGAGATAGTCAACCACTACACCTACGCTATCGCCGGTGACGGGTGCCTGATGGAGGGCATCTCCTCCGAAGCAGCTTCCCTCGCCGGTCACCTCGGCCTCGGAAAGCTGATACTGCTCTACGACGACAACAAGATAACCATCGACGGCCCCACCTCGCTGACCTTCACCGAGGATGTCACGGGCCGCTTCACCGCCTACGGCTGGCAGGTCCTCTTCGTGAACGACGGCAACGACGTCGACGAGATCGAAAAGGCCATCGCCGACGCGAGGGCAGACCTTTCCCGGCCCTCCCTCATCCGCGTGAACACCATCATTGGCTTCGGCTGCCCGAAAAAGCAGGGCACCTCCGGCGTTCACGGCTCCCCCCTCGGAGCGGAAGAGACCAAGGCGGCGAAGGAATTCCTCTGCTGGGAGCCCCACGAGCCCTTCACCATCCCCGAAGACGCTTACGCGCCCTTCAGGAAGATGGCCGGGAAGGGAAAGAGCGCCCGCAGGAAGTGGAAAGCGCTGTTCGCGGAGTACGAGAGCGCCTTCCCCGCCCTCGCCGAAGAGTTCAAGCGCAGAGATAAGGGCGAGCTTCCCGGAAACTGGGAAAAGGCACTCCCCGTCTTCCCGGCGGACGCCAAGGGTATCGCCAGCCGCGTCGCCAGCGGAAAGGTTCTCAACGCGCTGGCGAGAGCTCTTCCCGAGATTATGGGCGGCTCCGCCGACCTCACCCCCTCGAACAACACCTACATCGAAAACGACGGGGATTTCACCCGTCAGGACCACACCGGCAGAAACATCCGCTTCGGCGTCCGCGAGCACGCGATGGGTGCGGTAGCCAACGGCATGGCCAACTACGGGATGTTCATCCCCTACACCGCCACTTTCTTCGTCTTCACCGACTACATGAGGCCCTCGATACGCCTCAGCGCCCTGATGGGCCTTAACGTCGTCCACGTAATGACCCACGATTCGATCTTCCTCGGCGAGGACGGCCCGACCCACCAGCCGGTGGAGCATCTGGCGAGCCTTCGCGCCATGCCGAACCTCTCCGTCATACGCCCCGCCGACGCCAACGAAACCGCGATGGGGTGGAAGGCTGCGCTCACCCAGAAAAACCGCCCGACTGTGCTTGTTCTCAGCAGGCAGAACCTCCCCACCCTCGACCGCGAAAAGTACGGCAAGGCCGAAGGCGTCCTCAAGGGAGGGTATATACTTAAGGAGGCGAAGGGCGGCGTTCCGAAGGCGATAATCATCGCTTCGGGGTCGGACGTGCACCTCGCCCTTTCGGCGGCGGAAAAGCTTGAAACCGAAAACATCCCCGTCCGCGTCGTCAACATGGCCTCCTGGGACCTCTTCGAGGCGCAGACCAAAAAATACCGGAGCGAAGTCCTCCCCCCCGCGATCAAGGCGAGAGTCGCCATCGAATCGGCCTCCACCTTCGGCTGGGAGCGCTACACCGGATTTCGCGGTAAAGTTATAGGCATCGACAGGTTCGGCGCGAGCGCGCCCGCCGAGGTGCTCGCGGAGAAATATGGCATGACCGTCGAAAACGTGATTTCGGCTGTGAAAAAGCTGGTCTAG
- the dcm gene encoding DNA (cytosine-5-)-methyltransferase — MKTVELFAGIGGFRLAADSMGFKTIWANDIEPKACKVYKSCFGNRELVEGDIRNLKTQIPSHDLLTAGFPCQPFSSAGMKKGIRDPRGTLFQEIVDVLKLNTPDFFILENVKRLLTMEDGLHFATILSSLTDLNYTIEWRLFNAMDFGLPQNRQRVFIVGTKADDYNINGNSSLSIVSTKLAIESELNSLKPIDLEDLSDSKSWKFIEKHGKKFPNWGIASNHRFWGKDLNGFDSKSKPVFLNSILQDNVSSEFDFTESTLSRLHKNTPVNKMVQGVEIISNQGGGARMGYTIFGVNGVAPTLTSTASRHYERYLVGNKYRRLTNIEYARIQGFPDNHCEAVSVYDQYSLIGNAVPAPIVKWVMSRLNFKVLRKSIPRAKRQGVLLHYGT, encoded by the coding sequence ATGAAGACAGTAGAACTCTTTGCAGGTATTGGCGGTTTCCGCTTAGCCGCAGACTCTATGGGATTTAAAACCATTTGGGCCAACGACATTGAGCCCAAGGCTTGCAAAGTTTATAAATCTTGTTTTGGAAATAGAGAGTTAGTAGAAGGCGATATTAGAAATTTAAAGACACAAATACCTTCTCACGACCTATTGACCGCAGGTTTCCCCTGCCAACCATTCAGTAGTGCAGGAATGAAAAAAGGTATCAGAGACCCTCGAGGCACTCTTTTTCAAGAAATAGTAGATGTTTTAAAATTAAATACTCCCGATTTCTTTATTTTAGAGAATGTTAAACGCCTTCTCACAATGGAGGATGGACTTCATTTCGCTACAATACTTTCTTCATTAACAGACTTAAATTATACGATTGAATGGAGATTATTTAATGCTATGGACTTTGGATTACCTCAGAATAGACAGAGAGTATTTATAGTTGGCACAAAAGCAGATGACTATAATATTAACGGCAATTCATCATTATCAATAGTTTCAACAAAACTAGCAATAGAAAGTGAATTAAATTCATTAAAGCCTATTGACCTTGAAGATTTGTCTGATAGTAAAAGTTGGAAATTTATCGAAAAACATGGAAAAAAGTTTCCAAACTGGGGCATTGCATCAAATCACAGATTTTGGGGCAAAGACCTTAATGGGTTTGATAGCAAATCTAAACCAGTTTTCCTAAATTCTATACTTCAAGATAATGTTTCAAGTGAATTTGACTTTACAGAATCTACACTAAGTCGGCTTCATAAAAATACTCCAGTCAATAAGATGGTACAGGGTGTAGAAATTATTAGCAATCAAGGTGGCGGGGCAAGGATGGGGTACACCATTTTTGGCGTCAATGGAGTTGCCCCGACCCTCACCTCCACAGCCAGTAGGCATTATGAAAGATATCTGGTTGGGAACAAATATAGAAGACTCACAAATATTGAATATGCGAGAATTCAAGGGTTTCCAGATAATCACTGTGAAGCAGTTTCAGTATATGATCAATATTCGCTAATCGGCAATGCAGTCCCTGCGCCTATAGTTAAATGGGTTATGAGCAGATTAAATTTTAAGGTTTTACGAAAATCGATACCAAGAGCAAAAAGACAAGGAGTGCTTTTGCATTATGGAACGTAA
- the mtaB gene encoding tRNA (N(6)-L-threonylcarbamoyladenosine(37)-C(2))-methylthiotransferase MtaB — translation MAEKTLLVHTMGCKVNQYESMHLKEALDLRGFSPASEDSNPEVIIVNTCTVTQRSDRNARILIRRARRSNPEAFLVVTGCLAQTSGEEMLSLGADLVAGSAWKQKLPELIEKRQRGVLAGTSYPLGLGPEPVKRFDAHTRAFFKVQDGCETFCAYCIVPHARGPSRSLPPEEVKNGLITLKEGGHREVVLTGIHIGNWGKDLNPPKNFMDLLDLAEAHGPERIRISSLEPLELTGEVTERIATSRVLCPHLHIPLQSGSDGVLKRMGRPYDAGLFLDRVMNAARRIDDLCLGFDVIAGFPGESEEDFCATKALLQKIPFCYLHIFPYSPRKSTPAYGMAGQVEEGEKRRRAAALKELSAQKRGEFERSQLGKVHPALGEGKVEEGFLTFRTRNYLEVRVKWEGEKPPGELGVKITGRSGKNLMGEISCR, via the coding sequence ATGGCAGAGAAGACCCTTCTGGTTCACACGATGGGGTGCAAGGTCAACCAGTACGAATCCATGCACCTCAAAGAAGCCCTCGATCTCAGGGGCTTTTCACCGGCTTCGGAGGACTCGAATCCCGAAGTCATAATCGTAAACACCTGCACCGTCACCCAGCGCTCCGACAGGAACGCCCGCATACTCATCCGAAGGGCGAGGCGGAGCAACCCCGAAGCGTTTCTCGTCGTCACCGGCTGTCTCGCGCAGACTTCCGGCGAGGAGATGCTCTCGCTGGGAGCCGATCTCGTCGCCGGTTCGGCGTGGAAGCAAAAGCTCCCCGAGCTTATCGAGAAAAGGCAGAGAGGGGTGCTGGCCGGGACTTCCTACCCGCTCGGCCTCGGGCCGGAGCCGGTGAAGCGGTTCGACGCTCACACGCGGGCGTTTTTCAAGGTGCAGGACGGGTGCGAAACCTTCTGCGCTTACTGCATCGTCCCCCACGCCCGGGGACCCTCGCGCTCCCTCCCGCCCGAAGAGGTCAAAAACGGCCTGATAACATTGAAAGAAGGAGGCCACCGCGAGGTGGTTCTTACGGGAATCCACATCGGCAACTGGGGGAAGGATTTAAATCCGCCGAAGAATTTTATGGATCTTCTCGACCTGGCGGAAGCCCACGGGCCGGAGCGGATACGCATATCGAGCCTCGAACCCCTCGAACTTACCGGAGAGGTGACGGAAAGAATCGCAACCTCCAGGGTTCTCTGCCCGCACCTTCACATCCCCCTTCAGTCCGGCAGCGACGGGGTATTGAAGCGCATGGGCAGGCCCTACGACGCAGGGCTCTTTTTAGATCGGGTGATGAACGCGGCCCGGAGGATTGACGACCTCTGCCTCGGCTTTGACGTAATCGCCGGCTTCCCCGGCGAGAGCGAAGAGGATTTTTGCGCCACCAAGGCACTTCTGCAAAAGATTCCTTTCTGCTATCTTCATATTTTCCCCTACAGCCCCCGCAAGTCCACGCCAGCGTACGGCATGGCGGGGCAGGTAGAGGAGGGGGAAAAGCGCAGGCGGGCGGCGGCATTGAAAGAACTTTCGGCGCAAAAGAGGGGCGAGTTCGAGAGAAGCCAGCTTGGGAAGGTGCATCCCGCGCTTGGCGAAGGGAAGGTGGAGGAGGGGTTTTTGACCTTCCGCACGCGCAACTACCTCGAAGTAAGGGTAAAGTGGGAGGGCGAAAAGCCCCCGGGGGAACTCGGAGTGAAGATCACGGGGCGAAGCGGTAAAAATCTTATGGGAGAAATCTCTTGTCGATGA